A genomic segment from Aegilops tauschii subsp. strangulata cultivar AL8/78 chromosome 1, Aet v6.0, whole genome shotgun sequence encodes:
- the LOC109750855 gene encoding cysteine endopeptidase RepA-like, which produces MSVDVGDMLMMDRFRQWQATHNRSYLSMEERLRRFQMYRDNVEYIDPTNRRGDLTYELGENEFADLTQEEFLARYASSYDGASDDTGITMPAGGGDADLWSSRGKDNSLEAPPPPSMDWRAKGAVTPKSQSSSCSSCWAFVTVATIETLNWIRTGKLVLLSEQQMVDCDQYNGGSNREGGLTTEAEYPYTAVRGACNRAKSAHHVVQINGSGVIPARNEPEMQRAVAGQPIGVAMEVGSGMQLASTRPPAGQRSLTPSPSAATASTQGSSTGS; this is translated from the exons ATGTCGGTCGACGTGGGTGACATGCTGATGATGGATAGGTTCCGTCAGTGGCAGGCCACTCACAACAGGTCGTACCTGAGCATGGAGGAGAGGCTGCGGCGCTTCCAGATGTACCGCGACAATGTGGAGTACATCGACCCCACCAACCGGCGCGGTGACCTCACCTACGAGCTCGGCGAGAATGAGTTCGCCGACCTCACCCAGGAGGAGTTCCTGGCGAGGTACGCTTCGTCCTACGATGGCGCCAGTGATGATACGGGCATCACGATGCCTGCAGGCGGTGGCGACGCCGATTTGTGGTCGTCTCGCGGCAAGGATAACTCCTTGGAGGCTCCGCCTCCGCCCAGCATGGACTGGAGGGCCAAAGGCGCCGTCACGCCCAAGTCCCAAAGCTCATCATGCT CCAGTTGCTGGGCGTTCGTGACAGTTGCAACGATTGAGACCCTGAACTGGATCAGGACAGGGAAGCTGGTGTTGCTCTCGGAGCAGCAGATGGTGGACTGCGACCAGTACAACGGCGGGTCCAACCGCGAAGGCGGCCTTACCACGGAGGCGGAGTACCCATACACAGCGGTGAGGGGCGCCTGCAACCGCGCCAAGTCCGCCCACCACGTCGTCCAGATCAATGGCAGCGGCGTGATCCCGGCCAGGAACGAGCCCGAAATGCAGCGCGCCGTTGCCGGGCAGCCCATTGGTGTGGCCATGGAGGTCGGCAGCGGCATGCAGTTGGCGTCTACTCGGCCCCCTGCGGGACAGCGCTCGCTCACGCCGTCACCGTCGGCGGCTACGGCGTCGACGCAGGGGTCAAGTACTGGATCGTGA
- the LOC109750859 gene encoding serine/threonine protein phosphatase 2A 57 kDa regulatory subunit B' kappa isoform: MWKQFLSKLPRTKSTGGGGGGNSGQCSGGGNGNPIQRTSSVPAGGGGRSASTIKRMSSAVFPSSVVAGIEPLVAFKDVPSSERHNLFVSKLGLCCAVFDFSDPAKSSAEKDIKRQTLLDLIDFVDSTSARYPEAVIAACSRMLAVNLFRVFPPSYRSGAGSSSGGGGEGDEDEPMFDPAWCHLQLVYELLLKFIGSNSLDAKIGKKYFDHSFIVRLLNLLDSEDPRERDSLKTILHRIYGKFMVHRPFIRKAVSNIFYHFVFETQRHNGIAELLEVFGSVISGFALPLKEEHKIFLWRVLIPLHKPKSVGVYLQQLTYCVTQFLEKDPKLAGSIIIGLLRYWPVTNSQKEVMFLSEIEEILEATSMVEFQKCMVPLFRRIAHCINSSHFQVAERALFMWNNDHIISLVAQNRQVIMPIIVPALEQNGQNHWNHAVLNLTANVMKMFSEMDEELFSACLTKCKEDEENQASMEEKRRLKWAKLESAAALQPVTGHTAVLVG; this comes from the exons ATGTGGAAGCAGTTCCTCAGCAAGCTGCCGCGGACCAAGtctacgggcggcggcggcggcggcaactcGGGCCAGTGCAGCGGCGGCGGCAATGGCAACCCGATACAGCGCACCAGCAGCGTGCCGGCGGGCGGGGGCGGCCGCTCCGCCTCCACCATCAAGCGCATGTCCTCGGCGGTCTTCCCCTCCAGCGTCGTGGCCGGGATCGAGCCGCTCGTCGCCTTCAAGGACGTGCCCAGCTCCGAGCGCCACAACCTGTTCGTCAGCAAGCTCGGACTCTGCTGCGCCGTCTTCGACTTCTCCGACCCGGCCAAGAGCTCCGCCGAGAAGGACATCAAGCGGCAGACGCTGCTGGATCTCATCGACTTCGTCGACTCCACCAGCGCCCGCTACCCGGAGGCCGTCATCGCCGCATGCTCCAGGATGCTCGCCGTCAACCTCTTCCGGGTGTTCCCCCCGAGCTACAGGTCCGGTGCTGGCTCGtcatccggcggcggcggcgagggcgacgAGGACGAGCCGATGTTCGACCCCGCGTGGTGCCATCTGCAGCTCGTGTACGAGCTGCTGCTCAAGTTCATCGGGTCCAACTCCCTGGATGCCAAGATAGGGAAGAAGTACTTCGACCACTCCTTCATCGTCAGGCTGCTCAACCTCCTCGACTCCGAGGACCCCAGGGAGCGAGACTCCCTCAAGACCATCCTCCACAGGATCTACGGCAAGTTCATGGTGCACCGGCCGTTCATCCGCAAGGCGGTGAGCAACATATTCTACCACTTCGTGTTCGAGACCCAGCGGCACAACGGGATCGCCGAGCTGCTCGAGGTGTTCGGCAGCGTCATCAGTGGCTTTGCATTGCCTCTCAAGGAAGAACACAAGATCTTTCTCTGGAGAGTTCTGATTCCTCTGCACAAGCCGAAGTCAGTTGGGGTGTATCTCCAGCAGTTGACATACTGCGTGACACAGTTTCTAGAAAAGGACCCCAAGCTTGCCGGATCGATAATCATTGGTCTGCTGAGATATTGGCCTGTGACAAATAGCCAGAAGGAGGTGATGTTCCTGAGTGAGATCGAGGAGATCCTGGAGGCTACCAGCATGGTGGAGTTCCAGAAATGTATGGTTCCGTTGTTTCGGCGGATAGCTCATTGCATCAACAGTTCCCACTTCCAG GTTGCTGAAAGAGCACTCTTCATGTGGAACAATGATCACATCATCAGCCTGGTGGCCCAAAACCGCCAAGTGATCATGCCCATCATCGTTCCAGCGCTAGAACAGAACGGCCAGAACCACTGGAACCACGCGGTCCTGAACCTGACCGCCAACGTGATGAAGATGTTctccgagatggacgaggaactATTCTCGGCGTGCCTAACAAAGTGCAAGGAGGACGAGGAAAACCAGGCGTCGATGGAGGAGAAGCGGAGGCTGAAGTGGGCGAAACTAGAGTCCGCCGCAGCTCTCCAGCCAGTGACCGGCCACACCGCCGTCCTGGTAGGGTAG